The Megalobrama amblycephala isolate DHTTF-2021 linkage group LG16, ASM1881202v1, whole genome shotgun sequence genome includes the window GACGATTGGGTACCAGGTTAGACATTCCATAGACGTCATGGGGTTTATCTCAAATCAGAAGAAAAAAGGGAGCTTTGCACACGTATCAACACGGCCAGAGAATTAAAACTAAGAAAGGCTTCACTTCAGCTTGATAAGATGCAAATTATCATGTCTTATAGGGCTTCCTATACTGTTATTTTAAGATTGAGCACATTATAAAGTGGTATTCTGTTTATTAGCTTTAACATATCAACTTTATTAACATCAGTAAGAGTGTGAATGAACATTATGTGTGTGGTAATAGTGTTTCTCTGTATATATATTCTGACTGACTCTAGTGCAGCTTTGCAACCAGCCCATATGGCTCTAGTTAGAGATAGTAATGTAATGGTCAAGCCTAATTTAGAATCAAGAGAGAGCAGTATGTAAACATGAGAACCAGAGCAGACAGCTGACGAACACGCATGACGATTTCGATTTCCCTCAGTGACAGAGACTGTCTTAGCCTGTCAGATTGCCAGCTACAGATGAGAAATGAACACTGTTTAAATGATGAAGTGTAAAGAAAACTGCATATGAATATAAGAGCCAGACAACAATAAATCATCTGCTCTGACAACCACAATCAAGTCTGCAGAATCTCAAAGGAAGTTGTTCTATTCCTTTCGATTACTCACTGATCAAGGAGAATAAATGCTAGAAGAATAATACCTTCTTTTTGTAATCTATTGTTATTCATTATTACTAtccatttaaaggattagtccacttttaaatacacttttcctgataaatttactcacccccatgtcatccaagatgttcatgtctttctttcgtcagtcgaaaagaaatgaaggtttttgaggaaaacattcaaggattattctccttacagtggatttcaatggctaccaacagattgaaggtcaaaattacagtttcagtgcagcttcaagggctttaaacgataccagatgagtaataagggtcttatctaacgaatcgatcggtcattttcgaaaaaaatacaaccgtttatgctttataaacaaaatatcgccttgaacgtactttccgcttccgcattcttcataacgcttacgctgaatgtcctacgccttccctattcaagttacggaaaaaaactaaactggcgccgcgttcgttccgtaagtagaatagggaaggcgtagtagaacattcagcgtaagcgttatgaagaatgcggaagcagaaagtacgttcaaggcgatattctgtttataaagcataaacggttgtatttttttcgaaaatgaccgatcgattcgctagataagacccttattactcatctggtatcgtttaaagcccttgaagctgcactgaaactgtaattttgaccttcaatctgttggtagccattgaaatccactgtaaggagaataatccttgaatgttttcctcaaaaaccttcatttcttttcgactgacgaaagaaagacatgaacatcttggatgacatgggggtgagtaaatttatcaggaaaagtgtatttaaaagtggactaatcctttaaggtttaGTTTTAGATTCGTAAATGCTGATTtaatttgatgaataaaataattcCTGCACACTACTCAATTTTGCATCATCACATGAACTGacttggcaactagctgaaataaattaagttaattttattatattttattttactttaagtaacgtttattttatttaaagaaacatttttatggttttagttttagttttagtaatcataaccttgatgattgatatatatatatatatatatatatatatatatatatatatatatatatatatatatatatatatatatatatatatatatatatatatacatttcttattaaGGAAATAGGTCTATGGAATGCCAATTTTGACTTTGTGTTGATAGATACGGGGGAAAACCCCAGTGTCCcgtgaaataaataaagcttCACTCTCTCCCTTTAATCTGCAGAACATCGACATTCAAAACTTCTCATCCAGCTGGAGTGACGGCATGGCATTCTGCGCCCTGGTCCACTCTTTCTTCCCTACAGAGTTTGATTACAACATCTTGTCCCCTGCCGAGCGCAAACATAACTTTGAGCTGGCATTCAGCACTGCAGAGTAAGTCAGTGGAATGGAGGCAAATCTGTTCAGCCTTTTGACAATGGCATTGAGATGTCGACACACTTCATGGTGCCTTAATCTCTTGAAGTTGAGTAGTTTGTCTTAGTGTCATCCCTTTATCATACTAAACagatgacaaaataaaaaactgttcaacagtttgaggtcagtaagatttaaaaaaaaaaaaaaaaaaagaaagaaattaatacttttagtcAGCACGGATGCATAAGATTGATCAAAGTGAcaataaagtttaatttataatgttacaaaagatttcttatgtatttaaatacaataaatgcagccttgatgagcataagagaccttttcaaaaacattaaagggttagttcacccaaaaatgtcattaGACACacccttcattcatcttcggaacacaaattaagatatttttgatgaaatccgagaggtatacgactcatccatagacagcaatatacaGCGCAGggaacactttcaaggtccagaaaggtactaaagacattgttaaaacagtaaacatgactgcagtggttcaaccttaattttatgaagcgatgagaatactttttgtgcacaaaaacaaaacaaaaataactttattcaacagtctcttctcttccctgtcattatccttacgcagttgccgcagtaagcacagtgaaggcttccgtgtttaaagctgatcacgtgagccGGCtaataatgaatcagcgttctgacatagaacctggaagcactggacataaacaacatatgagaatgacaccgaaaagaagatattgttgaataaagttgttatttttgtcatgttttgtgcacaaaaagtattctcatagtaatctgcagtcacgtcgactgttttaatgatgtctttattacctttctggaccttgaaagtgttgattatattactgtctatggacgagtcacaaacctctcggatttcatcaaaaatatcttatcgaAGATATACGAAggttttacaggtgtggaacgacatgagggtgagtaattaacgacagaattttcattttgggatgaactaaccctttaaaacattgtattgaccccaaactgtaaaaaaacatcAGTACACTTTTGCAGGGCATTAAAAGGGATACTGTGTTAtgtactcaacctcatgtttcAAAAACAGgaggaaaagaagaaaaaaagctgCATATGAGTAGCAAAAACATAGTCCATATAGATTAGATGCTATATTCAGTCTCTATGAAAAAGGTCACTAGGCCTATAAAAAGAGCTTCGTAAAGATTCTTCCAAAATCTCCTTTTATGGtctatggaaaaataacataaGTTTAGAACGACATATGGGTGAGTAAATACCAGCAacatattcattttcatttaaaagcgCCAATAAAGTATTAAAAGTCTTTAAATAGGAATGGACCGGACAGATGAGATGTGAACTTGATGTGACCCGACTTAACAAGCTGAACAGAATGACTCCAAAATGCAAGTTGACGCAAATCATCTGCAGTTGTGCTACACATCACCTCACAGTACGGCACAAAAGATAATGTTACTTAAGTTTCCGATGCGTCTGAGTCTAGGGTGTCCGTAACCTGCACTTTAAACCAGTAAAGCATGCCAACAAATCCCAGTTGAGCTCAGAGGAACCTCCCCTTCCCCTCAACCGGCTACTCCGACTTGACAGCCCTGCGGCATGACATCATTCTCCTAGTGTCCCAATTCCCACATCTTGAAATATTCACAGTCCTAAAACTGCACTATGAATGTCACCTGAACATATGTATTACAGTTATCATATAAACTTAAATAGTCATCAGACATGGAGAATGAAGAGGAACAGCCATACACATCCACCCCTGCTAAATCTGTTTCTCTCTATTTCCAGGAAGAAAGCTGGCTGCGATAGGCTTATTGAAGTGGAGGACATGATGGTGATGGGCAGAAAGCCAGACCCCATGTGTGTCTTTACTTACGTCCAGTCACTATATAACCACTTGCGCAAGTTTGAGTGAGATCTTGGCCCCATTAGCCCCAGCTGAACACTCTGCACTGCCCTCTGCTGGACAAAACTGAACTCTGATATGGTTTGGGGTTGCAAAATGTCCACGGGAACCCACGCCATTTCAAGCATGACGCTTCTACGGTTGCATTTTAGTCAAGGAAAGGTCATCGACTATTTATACAGAGCATTGAGACATGGCTTTTGTGTATTTGGCCTCTGTTTTATTACTAATCACTGCATTATGGAGCCATTTTATAGACTGCAAAGATAGAGGCAGAAATCTATTAGTGGATTTCATATTTACTAATGAAAGATAGAAAGAAATAGAATGTACAGGAAATAAGGTACAATATATCATGTTCTAAGATAGATCGGCACATTTTTTATAactgttttgtctttttttctaattttcagTGGCATGAGCTGCACGTTTCTGGTTGTCTTTTATACTGTGTCTGTAGCTTTGCCAAAGCTCATATACACAGGTGCATGTGCAGGACGTACAGTACACGACATAAAGTAAGCACTGGATCTGCGTTTTAACAGGAAATGCTGTAAAcctggttaaagggttagttcacccaaaaatgaaaataatgtcatttattactcaccctcatgtcgttctacagtcgtaagaccttcgttaatcttcggaacacaaattcagatatttttgattaaatctgactaaaacatatttaaaacagttcatgtgagttcagtggtccttatcttaatattatcttaatattataaagcgacaagaatacattttgtgcgccaaaaaaacaaaataaagacttttcaacaatatttatatgtatggcaagccgttttgacttttattcacatctcaggatatgaattcttttataagaattacatttccacaaGTAACAATGTTACTTCTTGAcatcaacatttgaatttccactcgtaaaaactagaattcttgatatctgtaattgtattttcactagtgaaatgttactgaaaatgtatttctgatatcaatataatttcagatatctaaaatggctttcttactagtaacaatcacattcatgatatcagaaactaacattgtcactagcgaaaatcaaattattgatatcaaaaattaacattttttactagtaccaattcaatttttgatatcaagaactgacatttcaactagtgacaactgaattattgatataaaaaattattatttttactagtaagaattgtatttctgatatgtgaaattggaatttcaactagtaagaaatcagttcttgatatcaacagttgaatttgaatggcagcctttggtgacatttcactagtgaaaatacaatgacagatatcaagaattctagtgGAAATATAAtacttgatatcaaaaattagcattttaactagtgaaaatttaattgttgatatcaagaattcatatcctgagaatgaatataagtcaaaacggcttgccatatatatgggccaatttcaaaacactgcttcagagctttacgaatcgaatcagtaaATCGGAGcatcaaagtcacgtgattttagcagtttagccgtttgataggagatccgaatcactaaaTCGAagcaaaagattcgtaaagctcagaagcttcatgaagcaaagttttgaaatcacccatcactagatattgttgaaaagtcgtaattttgtttctgttttttggcgcacaaaaagtattcttatcgcttcataatattaagatagaaccactgaactcacatgaactgttttaaatgtgtttttcgtacctttatggatcttgagagtttgaatggctttgctctcaatagaggcctcactgagccatcggatttcatcaacaatatcttaatttgcgttctgaagatgaacgaaggtcttacgggtgtggaacgacacgagggtgagtaattactgacagaattttcatttttgggtgaactaaccctttaaacaaagCTTGACTCTGAACAGTGAGCATCACCAGGGAGTgtgatattaattttttttcctttctttcttttgaatgCCTTTGACTCAATGTTAGCtttttggatgttttttttattattttcttgtaaaaaagaaaaagaaaaaaagatgacaTTTTACCACACTACATCTTGTGAgtcaataacaattacaataaacaTCAAAGCACAATTCATTAACAACCATGTCTCTTAGTTATGACTGAAACAAGAAATGAcacacattcaaataaatactaagATGACAGATgtggaaaacaagacaacaatACAATCATAATTTACCCTCTGGTGTTTTGAAATTGAAGGGTTTCCAAGAAAACTGATTAATTCTAATCTTGTACATTGTAATTTAAAGGATTCCTTTGCAAAATCTTTTACTATATGTTAGATCAAGCACTGTTAAACATCTTACCATTTGGATTTTGGAGGGGGAAGGGGAAGAAAGCACAAAATTAAACTGTACAGTGAAAGATGTTTGTGATGACAAAAACATATGGAAATACTGAATGACATTAGTTGGTATTAGGGCTCTCCAAGGTCTCCCTCCATAGTCCGGACAAGAACATAAAGCTCAGCAAGGCCAACAACAGATGCTGCAATCACTGCAGCTATTACTCTCTGAAAGAAAAAACGCACATAAGCATTAGAAATATGCGTTTAGTTCCAAAACACCTGGAAATTTCACTGTGCAATAATTGGTGTGAATGCGGTGTGCACTTACTGCTGTTGTCTCTGTGAAGATATACTGGCTGCCCAGATATGAACAAGCAAATGCTGCAACTACAGTTACCAGGAAGTTGAATACAGTAACAACAACTGCCTTCACAGAACGtactgcagaacacaaatgacAAGATGAAAGACAAGACAGAGACACATTAAAAATGAGAAGAGAAAAGGGAACATGCTGCTTACCTTCTCTTCCAAAGTCTGCTAGTGTACCATGATGTTTCATTTCCTTTTGAATAAAAcagtatattaataaatatgacaGTATTTTCAAAAACTATAGGGCACATGTTTGTTATCAAGACTGTAAAAGAGAGTTTACCTGCGGATTTACATTCCGAGTTATTCTCTTATATTCTTCATTGGCAAGTTTTGCTTTAATTTTTTCTAGGCGGGCGACCAGCTGGGGGTTCTGTTGGGTTTAAATAAAATCAAGCTTTAAATACAACTAGTTGAAACAAGTCATTTTGCAACATTAATGACTGTAAAGCCAGACAGTAATGCAGTGATTCTCACTTACCCTTGGAGGTTTGACGACTTCTGGAAGATGAAGTGTGCTGTCCTCAAACAGCTCATGAAGGTACACTGGATATCctacaaaaacatcaaactcAGCTTCTAAGAAGCTTCACAAAATGTTTCATAACGTGTAGGTTTCTTACCATTTTCTTCAAGGAGCTTGTGTAGTTTCCTAACAGTCTTGAATGGAATGATGGACTGATCTTTCAGAGCATTCAACTCTTCCTTCAGCTCTTCTGATAAGGCAGATTCACTCTCCAGTAAATCTCTCACCTTCTCCTGAAACCTCTCTCCGATTTTGAACGAAGAAGCCATGATAACAAAGATGTCTGCTAAAGGTTAGCGCGCATTTAGTTGTATGGATCAGTAATAAATCTGGCTTGTGTGGACACTAAATAGAAAAGCTGCGTAAAGCAAAAAGGCAACTTCCTCATTAAACCTATCAAAAGGCTAAAAACTACAATCAATTCAGCGTcacaatattatataaattaaaaacagaaaatattccTAACAGAACTAAACTATAATGTTACACCCATAAACTTAGTATATTTTTATCTTAAATTGAGCATGTCTTCTGTTTTCAGCCCTGTATGTCAGCTGatttcttcttcctcttctgGTGTTAATGGTGGTTGGCAGACTAACTTAAATTATGCATTCACGCCACCTACTGGATAGGAGTGTGGAGCGCATAAtgtttgggattttttttttctttatataaataaatcatttgaaATAACAAACAGGGATTAACATATTATCAATGaaagacattaataataagaCCAAGCAGCATACTGTAAACaagataataataaacaaacaaaaataaaacatgaaaagcaAATTATAACagagtggggggggggggggggggggggggggttatcCATCTATATTGCCAGTAATTTAGAGAGCTTTAAGGCACTCctcatttttagttgttttaaggatttaaataaaattttaaagtcATTTGTCAATGTCTCAAAACATGGAGAAACATTAACAAATCTACATTTGTGTAtgtaaaattacacattattgCACAAAAATTCAATGTCTTTGTTGTCCAAAAAGACACCAAAATTAACAATATGATAGTCAAAGGCAGGTATTACATTTTTTGTCTCCGACCACTCATACAGTCTGTCCCAAAAGGATTTAACAATCgtacaattataaaaaaaaaaaaaaaaaaaaaaaaaaaaaagatgttccTGAGATTCAATATCTTTTTGACAAAATGTTGCTATCCAAATTAAAGCTTACTCTTAGAAATTCATTACATGGATAAATCTCATTAATTGTTTTGAAATGTACTTCTTTCATTTTAGGTAACAAAGGAAATGGTTCTAACTTTGATAGTGTCAACTTTGGAAAACCTTggagatagattttttttcttttaacagGAAGAGGAAAAGTGTGGGAATTACAGAAGAATATTGTAATATAACTTTATAGATTTCTTAAAGCTACAGGAATAGCTTTGACAACTAAAGAATATTGTCTATATGAACAATCCAAATTAAACTTTATCTTAAGATTATCATAACTTTAATGGAGTTTGAAAACAATaagacaataaataaaaattgatacAACTGTATCTTAAATTCTATTGATCAGtcttgtttgttttaataaaagaaTTAAAGCATTAAATATTCTTGAT containing:
- the tmem199 gene encoding transmembrane protein 199, which produces MASSFKIGERFQEKVRDLLESESALSEELKEELNALKDQSIIPFKTVRKLHKLLEENGYPVYLHELFEDSTLHLPEVVKPPRNPQLVARLEKIKAKLANEEYKRITRNVNPQEMKHHGTLADFGREVRSVKAVVVTVFNFLVTVVAAFACSYLGSQYIFTETTARVIAAVIAASVVGLAELYVLVRTMEGDLGEP